Proteins from a single region of Haloarcula laminariae:
- a CDS encoding restriction endonuclease, with protein MAVLDDLSGFEFEDVMEDVFRNLGYENVRQAEKTADEGRDVLMEEVVDGTRRAIVVECKHTDTVGRPVVQKLHSAIATFDFDGPKRGMVVTTGRCTGPAHEYVDRLKQNGDPHPIEIIDGEDLRELADEIGLDLYNGRIEILCDETLRPYDPTASVSAPVEQAFRDIENIDTGTVPNPQSHVTLRPTVTVTADTNATFETSVGVIHQINDRSRFVIHADRGNPTIASEEVATLVVENRHAAVELPDDEFADTFDAVERGRFGQTQTEYKEWAVDRLRAMHTTDVTYTGDNNVTYTKTCEPNQSDVSVQSIDAVYLPAVRHSVQLQEYSYPLEYFSAGPSRVTTEDGIHQCVHCETHGGLETYTYCANCGAISCEKHIKTERLEHEPVCTGCAITERFALKTKYFYDEENLEAFRTEYSEMPIHQKAMENQLVTGSALLLVILFIVGLGLVLI; from the coding sequence ATGGCTGTTCTCGATGACTTGTCCGGATTCGAGTTCGAGGACGTCATGGAGGACGTGTTCCGGAACCTCGGGTATGAGAACGTCCGGCAAGCCGAAAAAACAGCTGACGAAGGCCGCGATGTACTGATGGAGGAAGTCGTGGACGGGACGCGTCGAGCGATTGTCGTCGAGTGCAAGCACACGGATACTGTTGGGCGTCCCGTCGTGCAGAAACTGCACTCTGCGATTGCGACGTTTGATTTCGACGGGCCGAAACGCGGGATGGTTGTGACGACCGGGCGGTGCACGGGACCGGCTCACGAGTACGTCGACCGACTCAAACAGAACGGTGATCCACACCCGATCGAAATTATTGACGGGGAGGATCTCAGGGAATTGGCCGACGAAATCGGCCTTGATCTGTACAATGGTCGTATTGAAATCTTGTGTGATGAGACGCTTCGTCCGTACGATCCGACAGCGTCCGTGTCCGCACCGGTAGAACAGGCATTCCGTGACATCGAAAACATTGACACGGGAACCGTGCCGAATCCGCAGTCACACGTGACGCTCCGACCGACGGTGACAGTCACAGCAGACACGAACGCGACGTTTGAGACGTCCGTCGGTGTCATCCACCAAATTAACGACCGGTCCCGGTTCGTCATTCACGCTGATCGTGGGAACCCAACGATCGCGTCCGAAGAAGTCGCTACACTCGTCGTGGAGAATCGGCACGCGGCAGTCGAACTGCCTGACGACGAGTTCGCTGACACGTTTGATGCCGTTGAGCGAGGCCGGTTCGGACAGACACAGACTGAGTATAAAGAGTGGGCTGTGGACCGACTGCGAGCGATGCACACGACGGACGTGACCTACACTGGCGACAACAATGTCACGTACACGAAGACGTGTGAACCAAACCAGTCCGATGTATCCGTCCAGTCAATTGACGCCGTCTATCTCCCTGCTGTGCGGCACTCAGTCCAACTTCAGGAGTATTCGTACCCATTGGAGTATTTTTCGGCCGGGCCATCACGAGTCACGACTGAGGACGGCATCCACCAGTGTGTCCACTGCGAGACACACGGTGGATTGGAGACGTACACGTACTGTGCGAATTGCGGGGCGATTAGCTGTGAGAAACACATCAAAACTGAGCGGCTGGAGCACGAACCGGTGTGTACTGGTTGCGCCATCACGGAACGATTCGCGTTGAAAACGAAGTACTTCTACGACGAAGAGAACCTGGAAGCCTTCCGCACGGAATACAGCGAGATGCCGATTCACCAGAAAGCCATGGAGAACCAACTGGTGACCGGGAGTGCACTGCTACTTGTTATACTGTTCATTGTCGGGCTTGGCCTTGTGCTGATCTGA
- a CDS encoding McrC family protein encodes MADLSQISLVGSPVRESARDETVPPSNPLVLAEHDESDPFEISSDDAAFLDRLGEVHESAPLDVSYTNEGQAIISSSSYVGVLTLPSGLQIEVTPKQSVTRLLWALQYAFDTPIDSMGKETKFTGASSFFDAIGVLFLTELKTVLDQGLHRDYVRTQAVQDNVRGRIDVQRQLQRPEPTPTDFAVEYDEFTTDTVLNRAVLAAVRVLTGLVRDNELAGRLRHEEQRLRQFTTVKPVSVDAVERIELSRLNEHYELLLDLTRTVLAREFFEDISAGRNRSLALFVNMNDIFERLVEQAFRAAAKEIGGLTVEGQASIQNIVDGPHAVSMRPDVLVRHDDGTPATVIDAKWKTGSPSSGDVYQLTSYILALDTCGALVYPGHSDHGGEKSTVMNEYSLRSVELATDAAAPSYQDYVEVLELSARNYLTDIL; translated from the coding sequence ATGGCTGACCTCTCACAAATCAGTCTCGTCGGCTCACCTGTTCGTGAGAGTGCCAGGGATGAAACTGTCCCGCCGTCAAACCCGTTGGTACTGGCAGAACACGACGAGTCAGACCCGTTCGAGATTAGCTCGGATGACGCGGCGTTCCTCGACCGGTTGGGCGAGGTTCACGAGTCCGCACCGCTTGATGTATCGTATACGAATGAGGGGCAGGCGATCATCAGTAGTAGCTCGTACGTCGGTGTCCTGACGTTGCCAAGCGGCCTGCAAATCGAGGTGACGCCGAAGCAGTCAGTAACGCGGTTACTGTGGGCGCTGCAGTACGCATTCGATACGCCGATCGATTCGATGGGGAAAGAAACGAAGTTCACCGGTGCCTCCTCGTTTTTCGATGCGATCGGCGTGTTGTTCCTGACGGAACTCAAGACTGTCCTTGACCAGGGCTTGCATCGGGATTACGTGCGAACGCAGGCCGTCCAAGATAATGTTCGCGGCCGGATTGACGTACAACGACAGTTACAGAGACCGGAGCCGACGCCGACTGATTTCGCCGTCGAGTACGACGAGTTCACCACTGATACAGTGTTGAATCGTGCTGTGCTTGCGGCCGTGCGCGTACTGACCGGGTTAGTTCGTGATAATGAATTAGCCGGGCGGCTCCGACATGAAGAGCAACGGCTCCGGCAGTTCACGACGGTCAAACCAGTGTCTGTTGACGCCGTCGAACGCATCGAGTTGTCACGGTTGAACGAGCATTACGAACTCCTGTTAGACTTAACACGAACGGTTCTAGCCCGGGAGTTCTTCGAGGATATTAGCGCCGGGAGGAACCGGTCGCTCGCGCTGTTCGTGAACATGAACGATATCTTCGAGCGACTCGTTGAGCAGGCGTTCCGAGCGGCTGCGAAAGAAATCGGCGGACTTACCGTAGAGGGCCAAGCATCGATTCAGAATATCGTCGACGGACCACACGCCGTGTCCATGCGGCCGGACGTTCTAGTCAGACATGACGACGGGACACCGGCGACTGTTATCGACGCGAAGTGGAAAACCGGGTCACCGTCGTCAGGTGACGTATACCAACTCACATCGTACATTCTCGCGCTGGATACATGTGGCGCGCTCGTGTATCCAGGGCACAGTGACCATGGCGGGGAAAAATCGACAGTGATGAACGAGTACTCGCTTCGCTCTGTCGAGTTAGCCACGGATGCAGCAGCCCCGTCCTATCAAGATTATGTCGAGGTGTTGGAACTGAGCGCGCGGAACTACTTGACCGATATTCTCTAA
- a CDS encoding restriction endonuclease has protein sequence MPERSDIQSYLDTIDPYEFEELIAEIWEQKFGYTSKVTPSSQDRGIDIVAEKSKPVAQKILIQAKLYQEENKVGSREIRDYATLYQQDESADRVVLVCTGGFTSQAKELAQDLQVDIFDREEVVNWLVDDNVGSEIIQTDDGSHAHSHSSNSSPSENSANDDNSIRLIEAANEWLSSDFIEKTTTLKPRSGIIEGTITGDALYNSLLFHIRIINCEYGKNEHDTSESIHFPLEDNGDAWSVTEGISYLEGMYQIVTQDRAVIDRMDEMSDSSEHVTKIHEESVENYLIGTYGHEDVPTKIKIEQEFRTVIRIIQDIFEYSLDDIAKIEIESETPIKKASRMVFD, from the coding sequence ATGCCCGAGCGATCAGACATACAGTCGTATCTTGATACGATTGACCCATATGAATTCGAAGAGTTGATTGCTGAGATATGGGAGCAAAAATTCGGGTACACTTCAAAAGTAACACCAAGTTCCCAAGATCGCGGCATCGATATTGTTGCGGAAAAAAGTAAGCCGGTGGCGCAGAAGATCTTGATCCAAGCCAAATTATATCAAGAGGAGAATAAAGTCGGCAGCCGAGAAATTCGGGACTATGCAACGCTCTACCAACAAGATGAAAGTGCCGACCGAGTGGTACTTGTTTGTACTGGTGGCTTCACGAGCCAAGCAAAGGAATTAGCTCAGGATTTGCAGGTAGACATTTTTGACAGAGAAGAAGTTGTGAATTGGCTTGTTGATGACAACGTCGGTTCGGAGATAATTCAAACAGATGATGGATCACACGCCCATAGCCACTCCTCTAACTCTTCGCCATCCGAAAACTCTGCCAATGACGATAACTCAATTCGGTTGATTGAGGCCGCAAACGAATGGTTATCCTCAGACTTTATTGAAAAAACGACGACGCTTAAGCCTAGAAGTGGAATTATAGAAGGAACGATCACTGGTGATGCGCTATACAATTCTTTGCTCTTTCATATTCGCATTATAAATTGCGAGTATGGAAAGAACGAGCACGACACCTCTGAGTCCATACACTTCCCGCTTGAAGATAACGGTGATGCATGGTCCGTAACTGAGGGTATCTCCTATCTTGAAGGTATGTATCAGATAGTAACTCAGGACCGTGCCGTTATTGACAGAATGGATGAAATGAGCGACAGTTCTGAGCACGTTACGAAAATTCACGAGGAAAGTGTAGAGAACTATCTGATTGGTACGTATGGCCATGAAGATGTGCCTACTAAGATCAAGATTGAACAGGAATTTAGAACGGTAATACGGATCATTCAAGATATTTTTGAATATTCTTTAGACGATATAGCTAAAATCGAGATAGAATCAGAAACACCCATTAAGAAAGCATCAAGAATGGTATTTGACTGA
- a CDS encoding ADP-ribosylglycohydrolase family protein — MVSVDAAKGTLLGLACGDALGRPVEFRSPTRIAEEHGTLTEMVGNGTHGKPAGTVTDDTDLALCIARSLVEEGAFDGQDIADRFAAWYDDGPFDVGLMTADAISEYQAGISWRDAGREVWQRRAEGSNAGNGSIMRCAPHAIAFADDPSTLDQVSTQSSAITHYDPRCQYGCVILNHTIAGYLRGDDEPLTDAIERVDGDAPDELVETIRLVPNLVDETHLENTGYVVHTLQTSLYDALTADTAEDAITTSVNRGGDTDTLGAVTGAIAGARFGAETLPDRWLDIVEYRDDLELLAKALATNEIDSSFGRMK; from the coding sequence ATGGTTTCAGTAGATGCTGCGAAAGGGACGCTGCTCGGCCTTGCTTGCGGAGATGCGTTGGGCCGGCCTGTCGAGTTCCGTTCCCCGACGCGGATTGCCGAGGAGCATGGAACCCTCACGGAGATGGTCGGGAACGGCACACACGGAAAACCCGCCGGGACCGTAACCGACGATACCGACCTCGCACTCTGTATCGCCCGGAGCCTCGTTGAAGAAGGCGCGTTTGACGGGCAAGATATCGCTGACCGATTCGCAGCCTGGTACGATGACGGCCCGTTTGACGTCGGGCTGATGACCGCCGACGCCATCAGCGAATACCAAGCCGGGATTTCGTGGCGTGATGCCGGTCGAGAAGTCTGGCAGCGCCGCGCCGAGGGCTCAAACGCTGGTAACGGCAGTATCATGCGGTGCGCCCCGCACGCTATCGCGTTCGCTGACGATCCTTCGACGCTCGACCAAGTCAGTACACAGTCTTCAGCGATCACGCACTACGACCCGCGGTGCCAGTACGGCTGCGTAATTCTCAACCACACTATCGCTGGCTACCTCCGCGGCGACGATGAGCCGCTTACAGACGCAATCGAACGCGTCGACGGCGACGCTCCAGACGAACTCGTCGAAACCATTCGTCTCGTCCCGAACCTCGTCGACGAGACTCACTTAGAAAACACCGGCTACGTCGTTCATACGCTGCAAACGTCGCTGTACGACGCACTCACGGCAGACACTGCGGAAGACGCTATCACCACCTCGGTCAACCGCGGCGGTGACACGGACACGCTCGGAGCCGTTACAGGCGCGATCGCCGGCGCACGGTTTGGTGCTGAAACACTCCCTGATCGATGGCTCGACATCGTCGAATATCGTGACGATTTGGAACTTCTAGCAAAAGCACTTGCAACGAACGAGATTGACTCATCATTCGGGCGGATGAAGTAA
- a CDS encoding phospholipase D-like domain-containing protein — protein sequence MPVEQLALLEELSESDRYSSAILGTYQFDGEFFEDEVLPILDQLDIANIVVLTDTQAYTDATELTQAGQAYYIDHVRCPGIHHPKFVALLGHDHGRAFVGSGNLTERGWSRNGELMTVVDYPGETGETEAVFAQLREFIERSAAQIHGSRARTAIKEAFRDAPWLPESSGAGGTGDFELLHNYEDPLLQQVRSHVGDQSIESIEVCSPFFSGTDDAALAALCDLAPEELVINLQPDMVEGFDAAVLDAECFDGIDVTVNKVALTGDDSDRYLHAKLLLLKGPAGAWAFYGSANLTTPALLETEANGNIELGVLRYESDPAYFDYLLDSDTVTREAISPGSVTFRRSSQTDTSDDPADFYLTDAYLESDGALVIEHDEATPPWATVHLNPSSSDEELNVDLTEPADGSLKCNDKRVLQACRQSAQVQVTLQFTDETLTSDARWVAAPTLEQTPRPSEVQTVETSDGRDGLLEVLDRLPTWGLICKFLDGVNFNDMTVAGGGARIRSKTAGDTEGNDELDEWHPEDRDEILEKKVNTLLNRIETTRQDLILHETDPELFESFVNQYIALSKLVLWWDSQEPEEPTHLGKVRTATETIGEFIRSLTGRTDEKRGEALETEHSLFEHTAIIMCYVNELQKHAGYDSGANEQVYAAFQNTNRDVLTAFGNLRGQSAPSVERLEDCLDEYSAIDAVSVSARRVEYYCKNLVNAE from the coding sequence ATGCCGGTTGAGCAACTCGCGTTGCTTGAGGAACTCAGCGAGAGTGACCGGTACTCAAGTGCGATACTCGGCACGTACCAGTTCGACGGTGAATTCTTCGAGGATGAGGTCCTGCCGATACTCGATCAATTAGACATCGCTAATATCGTGGTGCTCACGGACACACAAGCATACACGGACGCGACTGAACTCACGCAGGCTGGTCAAGCCTATTATATTGATCACGTCCGGTGTCCCGGGATTCACCATCCGAAGTTCGTGGCGTTACTCGGACACGATCACGGTCGTGCGTTCGTTGGGAGCGGGAATCTCACCGAGCGAGGCTGGTCACGGAACGGGGAACTCATGACTGTCGTTGATTACCCGGGTGAGACAGGTGAGACGGAAGCAGTGTTCGCGCAACTCCGAGAGTTCATCGAACGGTCAGCGGCACAAATTCACGGGTCACGCGCTCGTACGGCTATCAAGGAAGCGTTCCGTGATGCACCGTGGCTCCCCGAATCATCAGGCGCGGGTGGGACTGGTGATTTTGAGTTATTGCACAACTATGAGGACCCACTCCTCCAACAGGTGCGTAGTCACGTCGGTGACCAGTCTATCGAGTCAATCGAGGTTTGCTCCCCGTTTTTCAGCGGCACCGATGACGCAGCTCTCGCCGCGCTCTGTGATCTTGCTCCGGAAGAACTGGTGATCAATCTGCAGCCAGACATGGTCGAAGGGTTCGACGCTGCGGTACTCGACGCGGAGTGCTTCGATGGGATCGACGTAACAGTGAACAAAGTAGCGCTGACTGGCGATGATTCCGACCGGTACCTCCACGCCAAATTACTCCTGCTGAAAGGCCCGGCGGGCGCGTGGGCGTTCTACGGGAGTGCGAACCTCACAACACCAGCATTACTGGAGACTGAAGCGAACGGGAATATCGAGCTCGGTGTACTTCGCTACGAGTCAGACCCCGCGTATTTTGACTACTTGCTCGATTCTGACACTGTCACTCGTGAGGCAATCAGCCCGGGTTCAGTCACGTTCCGTCGCTCCAGTCAGACTGACACGAGTGATGATCCCGCCGATTTCTACCTCACCGACGCGTACTTGGAAAGCGATGGGGCTCTTGTCATTGAGCATGATGAGGCGACGCCGCCGTGGGCGACAGTTCATCTCAATCCGAGTTCGAGTGACGAGGAGCTCAATGTGGACCTTACGGAGCCAGCTGACGGCTCACTCAAGTGCAACGATAAACGCGTCCTGCAGGCGTGCCGTCAGTCAGCACAAGTCCAAGTCACGCTGCAGTTCACTGACGAGACCCTGACCTCTGATGCACGGTGGGTCGCGGCACCGACACTTGAGCAAACACCACGGCCGAGTGAGGTACAGACCGTGGAAACTTCCGATGGCCGTGACGGCCTCCTTGAAGTGCTTGACCGACTCCCGACGTGGGGACTGATTTGCAAATTCCTCGACGGCGTCAATTTCAACGACATGACTGTTGCGGGTGGCGGCGCCCGTATCAGGAGTAAAACCGCCGGTGATACCGAGGGTAATGATGAACTGGATGAGTGGCACCCGGAAGACCGGGATGAGATACTAGAAAAGAAGGTAAACACGCTACTGAACCGAATTGAAACAACGCGTCAAGACCTAATACTGCACGAGACAGATCCTGAACTGTTCGAATCGTTTGTCAACCAGTACATCGCCCTCTCGAAACTCGTCCTGTGGTGGGACAGTCAAGAGCCTGAAGAGCCGACCCATCTCGGCAAAGTACGAACTGCGACTGAAACAATCGGCGAGTTCATCAGGAGCCTCACAGGACGTACCGACGAAAAACGTGGAGAGGCACTCGAAACAGAGCACTCGCTTTTCGAACACACAGCAATCATCATGTGTTATGTGAACGAGTTACAGAAACACGCTGGCTACGACTCAGGGGCGAACGAACAGGTCTACGCTGCCTTCCAGAACACGAACCGAGACGTACTAACCGCGTTCGGGAACCTTCGAGGGCAGTCAGCGCCGTCAGTTGAACGTCTCGAAGACTGTCTTGATGAGTACAGTGCAATTGATGCCGTGTCAGTGAGTGCGAGGCGAGTCGAATACTACTGCAAAAATCTAGTCAACGCTGAATGA
- a CDS encoding McrB family protein: protein MVDSSSEELVSAYLANREWEEKRRAVEKTAGIVQDFAAALLEAGELGQQEMTALYRVCMNDDTYPVSSKRGEIDEVDIPADAKRDLKQRLAEDVGTVGGLTFPIEVPDEDKGAVTSCFETLVTAEDPDAWDDAVRELAALELPKVKCGKLSPILSYLHPEYYPVVNTLSRTGLEEYFDVSVSNELADFPETAATYRSIRDDYGLEANFRDLDYFFVWANTRDPPGPTLPGERSYFWVNQSNQSEIEDEYLRAKVDDVWHHNLSELDNDDVVFHNFNDELVGLSTVTGTPTQYEFRGEEYHRVPVEFNWFDESVRVDTELKQSLDTPEWHQKYYPIDSNGNLKQAYLSQLSLAAAEFLLDTGKAWQLLQDPGPDGPGEEIPDPPAQTDEIERQLLEKKQVVFYGPPGTGKTYTAERFAKWWVGQQDGGDPVSDRVATVTFHPSFTYEDFIEGLSAQTDDNGQVAYDVQDGALKRMQAAAKSAYERAKEAGTEPDRYVLIIDEINRGNLAQIFGEVITLLEADKRGSFDVELAHSGDPFTLPPNLYVIGTMNTADQSIALVDTALRRRFRFMDFPPDLDVVWEESEMVATDAYTTVTQANSDVSRREQLLGASVEAVRELNERILSAPELGKGKQLGHTYLLGHDSPTDVVDAWRYDILPQLEEYYFGQFDRLRDDLLTETGEQLIQWDAEQIQAFDATDLYTALCSLAGIEDPVPLAAAPVEAMADGTGVSQTVDAWEEGEKTVASFRERIATTLDETAKSRVERLLEAGEDVGWLDTGRGEHNATVQLKADHIDPSVALIQLDQDGTVKFKLNWLAARDENELTGEFIDDAAGVFEEIEAYSHEWRPDSDDGEKEIRAPNIQIADLSEAEMDILVEGFRSFAQQADEFQDG, encoded by the coding sequence ATGGTTGATTCGTCAAGTGAGGAGTTAGTTTCAGCGTATCTTGCTAATCGGGAGTGGGAGGAGAAGCGACGGGCAGTGGAGAAGACGGCCGGGATTGTGCAGGATTTTGCGGCGGCGTTGCTTGAGGCGGGTGAGCTTGGGCAACAGGAAATGACGGCGTTGTACCGCGTGTGTATGAACGATGATACGTACCCGGTATCGAGTAAGCGCGGGGAGATTGACGAGGTAGATATTCCAGCGGATGCGAAACGGGATTTGAAACAGCGGCTTGCTGAGGATGTCGGGACTGTTGGGGGATTGACCTTCCCGATCGAAGTACCCGATGAAGACAAGGGTGCAGTGACGTCGTGTTTTGAAACGCTTGTCACGGCGGAGGACCCGGACGCGTGGGATGATGCGGTTCGGGAATTAGCTGCGCTTGAACTGCCGAAGGTCAAATGCGGAAAGCTGTCGCCGATTCTGTCGTATCTGCATCCAGAGTATTACCCGGTCGTGAACACGTTGTCACGGACCGGGCTTGAGGAGTACTTCGATGTGAGCGTGTCCAATGAACTCGCTGATTTCCCGGAAACTGCCGCCACATACCGGTCGATTCGAGATGACTACGGACTGGAAGCGAACTTCCGTGACTTGGATTACTTTTTCGTATGGGCGAACACCCGAGACCCACCAGGGCCTACGCTACCCGGCGAACGGTCGTATTTTTGGGTGAATCAATCGAATCAATCTGAGATTGAGGATGAGTATCTACGGGCGAAGGTGGACGATGTGTGGCATCACAACCTGTCGGAGCTTGATAACGATGACGTGGTGTTCCATAATTTCAACGATGAGTTAGTTGGCCTCTCGACGGTGACAGGGACGCCAACTCAGTATGAGTTCAGGGGTGAGGAGTATCATCGTGTCCCCGTTGAATTCAATTGGTTTGATGAGTCCGTTCGGGTTGATACGGAACTAAAACAATCCTTGGACACACCGGAGTGGCATCAAAAGTACTACCCGATTGATTCGAACGGGAATTTGAAGCAGGCGTACCTATCGCAATTATCCTTAGCGGCTGCAGAATTCCTGTTAGATACCGGGAAAGCATGGCAACTACTCCAAGATCCTGGACCAGATGGCCCGGGTGAAGAGATTCCGGATCCGCCTGCCCAAACTGATGAGATTGAACGGCAATTGCTGGAAAAGAAGCAAGTCGTGTTCTACGGGCCGCCAGGGACAGGGAAGACGTACACTGCTGAGCGGTTCGCCAAGTGGTGGGTTGGCCAGCAGGACGGCGGTGACCCGGTGTCTGACCGAGTTGCGACGGTAACGTTCCACCCGTCGTTCACGTACGAGGATTTTATTGAAGGATTGAGCGCGCAGACGGACGACAATGGGCAAGTAGCGTATGATGTGCAAGACGGGGCACTGAAGCGAATGCAGGCGGCGGCGAAGTCGGCATACGAGCGCGCGAAGGAAGCCGGCACAGAACCGGACCGGTACGTGCTGATTATCGACGAGATTAATCGCGGGAACCTCGCGCAGATCTTCGGTGAAGTCATCACACTGTTGGAGGCCGATAAGCGCGGATCGTTCGATGTCGAGTTGGCACACTCTGGAGACCCGTTCACGTTGCCACCGAATCTGTACGTGATTGGGACGATGAATACGGCGGATCAGTCGATTGCACTGGTGGATACGGCGCTTCGCCGCCGGTTCCGGTTCATGGACTTCCCGCCGGATCTTGATGTTGTGTGGGAAGAGAGCGAGATGGTCGCCACAGATGCGTATACGACAGTTACGCAGGCAAATAGTGACGTGTCGCGTCGGGAGCAGTTGCTTGGCGCGAGCGTTGAGGCGGTCCGGGAATTGAATGAACGGATTTTGTCTGCACCAGAGCTCGGGAAGGGCAAGCAACTCGGGCACACGTACCTGCTCGGTCATGACTCACCGACGGATGTCGTTGACGCGTGGCGGTACGATATCCTCCCGCAACTGGAAGAATATTATTTCGGGCAGTTTGATCGGCTTCGAGACGATTTACTGACTGAGACCGGGGAGCAACTGATTCAGTGGGACGCCGAGCAGATTCAGGCGTTCGACGCTACAGATCTGTACACAGCACTCTGCTCACTGGCAGGGATCGAAGACCCGGTGCCGCTCGCTGCAGCACCTGTCGAAGCAATGGCTGACGGGACGGGTGTGTCGCAGACTGTAGATGCGTGGGAGGAGGGTGAAAAAACGGTTGCTTCGTTTCGTGAACGCATCGCAACGACGTTAGATGAAACAGCGAAGTCTCGCGTGGAACGGTTACTCGAAGCTGGTGAAGATGTCGGGTGGCTTGATACCGGTCGTGGAGAGCATAATGCGACGGTGCAATTGAAAGCTGATCACATCGATCCAAGTGTCGCTCTCATTCAACTCGATCAGGACGGGACAGTAAAATTCAAACTGAATTGGCTTGCCGCCCGCGATGAGAACGAATTGACAGGCGAATTCATCGACGACGCTGCGGGCGTGTTCGAAGAGATTGAAGCGTACTCGCACGAGTGGCGGCCCGATTCCGATGACGGTGAGAAGGAGATCCGAGCGCCGAACATCCAGATTGCCGACCTCTCCGAAGCGGAAATGGATATCTTAGTAGAAGGGTTCCGCTCGTTTGCACAGCAAGCCGATGAGTTCCAGGATGGCTGA
- a CDS encoding HD domain-containing protein: MTNTGSKDLERAIEIAVDAYAGQTDKAGATYIRHPLRVMEAMETETERVVAVLHDVVEDSEYTLADIEAEFDEQIRDAVDALTKRDGEAYLEEFIPRAAANDIARSVKRADIEDNMDLTRLDEVTDDILAKQATYHEALQEL, translated from the coding sequence GTGACTAACACTGGTAGCAAGGACTTGGAGCGAGCGATTGAGATCGCAGTGGATGCCTATGCTGGCCAGACTGACAAGGCCGGGGCGACGTACATTCGTCATCCACTTCGGGTGATGGAAGCGATGGAGACTGAGACCGAACGCGTCGTCGCGGTGTTGCACGATGTCGTGGAGGACTCTGAGTACACGTTAGCGGATATTGAAGCCGAATTCGACGAACAAATTCGTGACGCGGTTGATGCACTAACAAAGCGCGATGGGGAGGCGTATCTTGAGGAATTCATTCCCCGGGCAGCAGCAAACGATATCGCTCGCAGCGTCAAACGCGCCGATATCGAGGACAACATGGATCTCACGCGATTGGACGAGGTGACCGACGATATACTCGCAAAACAAGCCACGTACCACGAAGCACTACAGGAGTTGTGA